The following proteins are encoded in a genomic region of Thermoplasmatales archaeon:
- a CDS encoding DUF438 domain-containing protein produces the protein MEAIGNKKGILKSIIKQIHEGASIEEVREKLKEVMKDLKASEIAEVEQELIKEGIPREEIHKLCDVHLSLFKEKLEKEIHLPDWHPVKILMKEHEKIEEAVKNGDLELIKNSGRHYLREENVLFPYLEKYGIVEPSAIMWREHDRIREIEKEIFRGKDKIEELEEILKSHFYKENKVLFPTAIDVISEEEWKEIRLQFDEIGYFAFEPEKIRGEMRKEIKEGFINFETGEMKIEEIEAILNNVPFDITFVDKDDTVKYFNQSKDRIFVRTKAIIGRKVQNCHPSKSIHIVNKIIDEFKKGKRNEASFWIDMNGRKILIRYFAVRRNGEYVGTIEVTQDITDIKKIEGEKRLLDWE, from the coding sequence ATGGAAGCAATTGGAAATAAGAAAGGTATTTTGAAAAGCATAATTAAGCAAATTCATGAAGGAGCGAGCATTGAAGAAGTTAGAGAAAAGTTAAAGGAAGTTATGAAGGATTTAAAGGCGAGTGAGATTGCTGAAGTTGAACAGGAATTGATAAAAGAAGGAATACCAAGAGAAGAAATTCATAAGTTATGCGATGTGCATCTCTCTCTTTTTAAAGAAAAACTTGAAAAAGAAATCCATTTGCCAGATTGGCATCCAGTAAAAATCCTTATGAAAGAGCATGAAAAAATAGAGGAAGCGGTAAAAAATGGTGATTTAGAGCTAATAAAAAACTCAGGAAGGCATTATTTAAGGGAGGAAAATGTTCTCTTCCCATATTTAGAAAAATATGGGATAGTTGAGCCATCCGCAATAATGTGGCGGGAGCATGACAGAATAAGGGAGATAGAAAAGGAGATTTTTAGAGGAAAGGATAAAATCGAGGAGCTTGAGGAAATTTTAAAGAGCCATTTTTATAAGGAAAATAAGGTGTTATTCCCGACCGCAATTGATGTTATAAGTGAGGAAGAATGGAAGGAGATAAGGCTTCAGTTTGATGAAATCGGATATTTTGCTTTTGAGCCAGAAAAAATAAGAGGAGAAATGAGGAAGGAAATCAAAGAAGGATTTATAAATTTTGAAACAGGGGAAATGAAAATTGAGGAAATTGAGGCAATCTTAAATAATGTTCCTTTTGATATTACTTTTGTTGATAAAGATGATACGGTAAAATATTTCAACCAATCAAAGGATAGAATTTTTGTGAGGACAAAAGCTATAATTGGAAGAAAAGTGCAGAATTGCCATCCGAGCAAGAGCATTCATATTGTAAATAAAATAATTGATGAATTCAAGAAAGGAAAAAGAAATGAAGCAAGCTTCTGGATTGATATGAATGGAAGGAAAATATTGATAAGATATTTTGCGGTAAGGAGAAATGGAGAATATGTTGGAACAATAGAAGTTACTCAGGATATTACTGATATTAAAAAGATAGAAGGGGAGAAGAGATTGCTCGACTGGGAATAA
- the leuS gene encoding leucine--tRNA ligase yields MDFKEIEAKWQKKWYEEKIYEAKREENKKFFIHFAYPGISGYLHVGHMRGFTYADIIARYKRMQGYDVIFPAGFHATGLPAVSLAKKVAQGDERTIEYLRRNGCPEEVIEKLSDAREVVKYFSNVYVENYWKRFGFLIDYTRLMNTISEGYKKFIQWQFRKLMEKNLLVQKPHFAPFCPNCGPVAVDRSETDIAEGGDAEILEFIVIKFKMDGKILPAATLRPETIFGVTNMWINGNEKYVIAKVGKEEWILSEKGFKKISFQFENVEKIGEIDGKEIVGKKCIAPIVNREIPILDASFVDVDIATGVVMSVPAHAPYDYIALLDAGMRIEPIKIIDLHGYEIPAKDIVEKMDIKNQMEKEKLDEATQIIYKEEFHKGFLNENCGAYAGRKINDAKDEIKEEMLANGDAEIMREFSKRVICRCGEEVMIKNIPEQWFIRYSDSELTEKSKKCVENMNIYPNEYKEELPKILEWFGDRACVRQGSWLGTPFPFDERWIIEPISDSTIYPAYYIISKYVNEGKIREEEINDEFFDYVFLGIGKEKNEIWRKIREDFIYWYPVDINLGGKEHKTVHFPVFIMNHVAIFPPEFYPKGIFVNWWITQKQGKISKSKGGAEPIPDAAKIYGVDAMRLYYANASSPFADLEWNGSQVEQYKKRLIRLYQQFNELINLNGKESEVDKWLASSFNKKLKEIIDSMNEFDLRRASMIIFFDIPNIFTWYVRRGGKANMVKFLRKWVATMAPFTPHLAEEMWEKIGNGLVSLQKFPEHEEIDERIIKAEEILIKTIEDIEEIRKVTLIKGEKIYIYIAPKWKWKIAEMATEMSREGKLDIKKLFEKAREMNVDMKEASKFISKIVEEVKKEEFFYIDEKEYFENAKDFIEKELDAKVEIYGENEGVDKGDKRKQSMPYRPAIYIE; encoded by the coding sequence ATGGATTTTAAAGAAATAGAAGCTAAATGGCAAAAGAAATGGTATGAAGAAAAGATTTATGAGGCAAAAAGGGAGGAAAATAAAAAATTTTTCATACATTTTGCATATCCTGGAATCTCTGGCTACTTGCATGTAGGACATATGAGGGGCTTCACTTATGCGGATATAATAGCGAGATATAAGAGAATGCAGGGATATGATGTAATTTTTCCCGCTGGATTTCATGCGACTGGCCTGCCCGCGGTAAGCCTGGCGAAGAAGGTTGCGCAGGGAGATGAGAGAACAATTGAATATCTGCGAAGGAATGGTTGCCCTGAAGAAGTGATAGAAAAGCTTTCTGATGCGAGGGAAGTTGTTAAATATTTCAGCAATGTATATGTTGAAAATTACTGGAAAAGGTTTGGTTTTTTAATTGATTACACCCGCCTTATGAATACAATATCTGAAGGTTACAAAAAATTTATTCAATGGCAGTTCAGGAAGCTTATGGAAAAAAATCTCCTTGTTCAAAAGCCCCATTTCGCTCCATTTTGTCCGAATTGCGGGCCAGTTGCAGTTGATAGATCAGAAACAGATATAGCGGAGGGAGGAGATGCGGAAATTCTCGAATTTATTGTTATAAAATTTAAGATGGATGGAAAAATACTGCCCGCAGCAACACTTCGCCCTGAGACAATTTTTGGAGTAACAAATATGTGGATAAATGGAAATGAGAAATATGTGATTGCAAAAGTTGGGAAAGAAGAATGGATTTTATCTGAGAAAGGTTTTAAGAAAATATCTTTCCAGTTTGAAAATGTTGAAAAAATTGGTGAGATAGATGGCAAGGAAATTGTCGGGAAAAAATGCATTGCCCCCATAGTGAATAGAGAAATTCCAATTCTAGATGCAAGTTTTGTTGATGTGGACATTGCAACAGGTGTTGTAATGAGTGTTCCCGCTCATGCTCCTTATGACTATATTGCATTGCTTGATGCGGGTATGAGGATTGAACCAATTAAAATAATTGATCTCCATGGATATGAAATTCCTGCAAAAGATATTGTTGAAAAAATGGATATAAAGAATCAGATGGAAAAAGAAAAGCTTGATGAAGCAACTCAGATAATATACAAGGAAGAATTTCATAAGGGTTTTTTAAATGAGAATTGCGGGGCTTATGCGGGAAGAAAAATAAATGATGCGAAGGATGAAATAAAGGAGGAAATGCTGGCAAATGGTGATGCGGAGATAATGAGGGAATTTTCAAAAAGAGTGATATGCAGATGCGGGGAGGAAGTAATGATAAAAAATATACCCGAACAGTGGTTTATAAGGTATAGCGATTCTGAGCTAACTGAAAAAAGCAAGAAATGCGTGGAAAATATGAATATATATCCAAATGAATATAAGGAAGAATTGCCAAAAATTCTTGAATGGTTTGGGGACAGGGCTTGTGTGAGGCAGGGCTCCTGGCTGGGTACGCCATTTCCTTTTGATGAGAGATGGATTATTGAGCCAATTTCAGATTCAACAATATATCCCGCTTACTACATCATCTCAAAGTATGTAAATGAGGGAAAAATAAGAGAGGAAGAGATAAATGATGAATTCTTTGATTATGTTTTTCTCGGTATAGGAAAGGAAAAAAATGAAATATGGAGGAAAATAAGGGAGGATTTCATTTACTGGTATCCTGTTGATATAAATCTTGGAGGAAAGGAGCATAAGACAGTGCATTTCCCTGTTTTTATAATGAACCATGTTGCAATATTTCCTCCAGAATTTTATCCAAAGGGAATATTTGTAAACTGGTGGATCACCCAAAAGCAGGGAAAGATTTCAAAATCAAAAGGGGGGGCGGAGCCGATTCCTGATGCTGCAAAAATTTATGGAGTGGATGCGATGCGACTATACTATGCAAATGCAAGCTCGCCATTTGCGGATTTAGAATGGAATGGTAGCCAGGTTGAGCAGTATAAAAAGAGGTTGATAAGGTTGTATCAGCAGTTCAATGAGCTTATTAATTTAAATGGAAAAGAAAGTGAGGTTGATAAATGGCTTGCGTCTTCTTTTAATAAAAAATTGAAGGAAATTATTGATTCAATGAATGAATTTGATTTGAGGAGGGCATCAATGATAATATTTTTTGATATTCCAAATATTTTTACCTGGTATGTTAGGAGAGGGGGAAAAGCGAATATGGTTAAATTCTTGAGGAAATGGGTCGCAACAATGGCTCCTTTTACCCCCCATTTGGCAGAGGAGATGTGGGAAAAAATTGGCAATGGCTTAGTTTCTCTTCAAAAATTTCCAGAGCATGAAGAAATTGATGAAAGAATAATAAAGGCGGAGGAAATTTTGATTAAAACGATTGAGGATATTGAGGAAATAAGGAAAGTTACTCTAATTAAAGGAGAAAAAATATATATTTATATTGCTCCAAAATGGAAATGGAAAATTGCAGAAATGGCCACAGAAATGAGTAGAGAAGGTAAATTAGATATTAAAAAATTGTTTGAAAAGGCAAGGGAAATGAATGTTGATATGAAAGAAGCGAGTAAATTCATATCAAAAATTGTTGAAGAAGTAAAAAAAGAGGAATTCTTTTACATAGATGAAAAAGAGTATTTTGAGAATGCAAAAGATTTCATTGAAAAAGAGCTGGATGCAAAAGTGGAAATATATGGAGAAAATGAAGGAGTTGATAAAGGAGATAAAAGAAAGCAATCAATGCCATACAGACCCGCTATTTATATAGAATAA